A DNA window from Arachis duranensis cultivar V14167 chromosome 3, aradu.V14167.gnm2.J7QH, whole genome shotgun sequence contains the following coding sequences:
- the LOC107480616 gene encoding G-type lectin S-receptor-like serine/threonine-protein kinase At1g11410: MTIFSSNKLLLFTMILFIPSCHSLHTITITPNQPLKDGDVLVSQDKGTFALGFFSPANSTSRYLAIWYNKISQQTVVWIANRDTPINHTSAVLSINNHGNLVLHHQNTTPNLNPLWSSNVTLSSTNTSAKLLDTGNLILIQRGRSSNNNSNSDDFVVWQSFDYPGNTLLPFMKLGLDRKTALDRFLTSWKSQTDPGSGNFTFRIDPTGFAQLFLYKNKTVVWRVGSWTGERLTGVPEMTPNFIFNISFVSDTKEVSIMYGVKDPNVLSRMVLDETGHVRRMTWQAHELRWFEFWYAPKEQCDNYRQCGSNTNCDPYEEDKFMCKCLPGFEPRFEREWYLRDGSGGCVRKANVSTCRSGEGFVEVARVKVPDTSKARVDAGMSMKDCRVKCLGDCSCAAYTSANETTQTGCVTWHGNMEDTRTYTQVGQNLFVRVAAIELAQYAKNRHGSLGKKGMLALSGVSAFLFLFLVVMLGYWFLKAKKQGRRTDRKYSFRLSFEDSTNLQDFDSTQNSDLPFFDLSSIAAATDNFSPDNKLGQGGFGSVYKGLLNNGKEIAVKRLSKNSGQGIDEFKNEVVLISKLQHRNLVRILGCCIQGDEKMLIYEYLPNKSLDSFIFDESKKSQLDWKKRFQIICGIARGMLYLHHDSRLRIIHRDLKTSNVLLDSELNPKIADFGMARIFGGNQVEANTNRVVGTYGYMSPEYAMEGQFSIKSDVYSFGVLLLEIITGRKNSGQYDDITTTNLVGHIWDLWKDGRAMEIVDECLLEESCCEHEVQRCIQIGLLCVQDYPTDRPSMAAVVSMLGNDSALPSPKHPAFIFKRGKNYESSDPSTSDGVYSVNDVSMTIIEAR, translated from the exons ATGACAATATTTTCTTCTAATAAACTCCTACTTTTCACGATGATCCTGTTCATTCCTTCTTGCCATTCACTTCATACCATAACCATAACACCAAACCAACCCCTCAAAGACGGCGACGTTCTTGTCTCCCAAGACAAAGGAACCTTCGCACTCGGTTTCTTCAGCCCCGCAAATTCCACAAGCCGCTACCTTGCTATATGGTACAACAAAATCTCACAACAAACCGTTGTTTGGATTGCCAACAGAGACACTCCCATTAACCACACTTCAGCTGTTCTCTCCATCAACAACCACGGAAACCTCGTCCTCCACCACCAAAACACAACCCCAAACCTTAACCCTCTTTGGTCCTCCAACGTCACTCTCTCGTCTACCAATACTTCAGCCAAGCTTCTCGACACTGGAAACTTGATTCTAATCCAAAGAGGAAGAAGCAGCAACAATAATAGCAATAGCGACGATTTTGTTGTGTGGCAGAGTTTTGATTATCCCGGCAACACACTCCTTCCCTTCATGAAACTCGGATTGGACCGGAAAACCGCGTTGGACCGGTTCCTCACATCATGGAAGTCCCAAACCGACCCGGGATCCGGGAATTTCACTTTCAGGATCGACCCGACCGGTTTCGCCCAACTGTTCCTGTACAAGAACAAGACAGTTGTATGGCGGGTCGGGTCATGGACGGGTGAAAGGCTGACCGGAGTGCCCGAGATGACTCCGAACTTTATCTTCAACATTAGCTTTGTTAGCGACACGAAGGAAGTTAGCATAATGTACGGAGTGAAGGACCCCAACGTGCTCTCCAGGATGGTGCTGGACGAGACGGGTCACGTGAGGAGGATGACGTGGCAGGCTCACGAGCTAAGATGGTTCGAATTCTGGTACGCGCCCAAGGAGCAGTGTGATAACTACAGGCAGTGCGGCTCAAACACCAACTGTGACCCGTATGAGGAGGACAAGTTCATGTGCAAGTGCCTGCCGGGGTTCGAGCCCAGGTTCGAGAGAGAGTGGTACCTTAGAGATGGGTCAGGTGGGTGCGTGAGGAAGGCTAACGTGTCGACGTGTCGAAGCGGGGAGGGGTTTGTTGAAGTGGCGCGTGTGAAGGTGCCGGATACTTCGAAGGCGCGTGTAGATGCGGGGATGAGCATGAAGGATTGCAGGGTGAAGTGTTTGGGAGACTGCTCGTGTGCGGCGTATACGAGTGCCAACGAGACTACTCAGACTGGCTGCGTTACGTGGCATGGTAACATGGAGGATACTAGGACCTACACACAAGTGGGCCAAAATTTGTTCGTACGTGTCGCTGCAATTGAGTTAG CTCAATATGCGAAAAATCGCCATGGTTCTCTTGGCAAGAAGGGGATGTTAGCACTTTCGGGAGTTTCAGCTTTCTTATTCTTGTTTCTGGTGGTCATGTTGGGCTATTGGTTTCTGAAAGCCAAGAAACAAG GGAGAAGAACGGATCGCAAGTATTCATTTCGTCTTAGTTTTGAGGACTCTACCAATCTACAAGATTTTGATAGTACGCAAAATTCAGATTTACCATTCTTTGATCTAAGCTCAATAGCTGCTGCAACAGATAATTTCTCCCCTGACAATAAACTTGGTCAAGGTGGATTTGGTTCTGTATATAAG GGGCTATTAAATAATGGAAAGGAAATTGCAGTGAAGAGATTGTCTAAAAATTCTGGACAGGGCATAGACGAGTTTAAAAATGAGGTCGTTTTGATTTCAAAGCTTCAACATCGAAATCTTGTGAGGATCTTAGGCTGTTGCATTCAAGGAGATGAGAAGATGCTAATATACGAATACTTGCCTAACAAAAGCTtagattcttttatttttg ATGAATCTAAAAAGTCACAGTTAGATTGGAAAAAACGATTTCAAATTATATGTGGAATTGCCAGAGGAATGTTATATCTTCATCATGATTCACGACTAAGAATCATTCATAGAGATTTAAAGACAAGCAATGTCTTGTTAGATTCTGAATTGAATCCTAAAATTGCCGATTTTGGAATGGCAAGAATATTTGGCGGAAATCAAGTTGAAGCAAATACTAACCGTGTTGTTGGAACCTA TGGATATATGTCACCGGAATATGCTATGGAAGgacaattttcaattaagtctgATGTATATAGTTTTGGAGTTTTGCTCCTAGAAATCATTACGGGCAGAAAGAATAGTGGTCAATACGACGACATTACTACGACAAATTTAGTCGGCCAT ATATGGGATCTGTGGAAAGATGGGAGAGCCATGGAGATTGTTGATGAATGTTTATTGGAAGAGTCATGTTGTGAGCATGAAGTCCAAAGATGCATACAAATTGGACTTTTGTGCGTTCAAGATTACCCCACAGACAGGCCATCAATGGCAGCAGTAGTTTCCATGCTGGGAAATGACTCAGCCCTTCCTTCTCCAAAACATCCAGCATTTATTTTCAAGAGGGGCAAAAATTATGAGAGTTCAGATCCATCAACCAGTGACGGTGTTTATTCAGTCAACGACGTAAGTATGACTATAATTGAAGCTCGCTAG